Sequence from the Montipora foliosa isolate CH-2021 chromosome 12, ASM3666993v2, whole genome shotgun sequence genome:
GAAAATGGCCGACAGAATGTTGTAATAAGTACTGTGGTATTTTCTTCATAACGTCCGACGAAGAGAGGAAACACCATATCACTGTTTTCAAAGTTATATTCCTTTTACTAGCGTTCTATCACAGGACAACACGCTTGTAAGCACATCCGCcatagttgtttttgtttttcgaaaatTACGTCAGATTCTCCCAACACCCCTTTCGGGCTGCCTAACATTTTTCCGCCGAGAACGAGAAAATTCGTGATTTTTCCAGAAGCTACTAAAACAACACTATTTTTATCTTGTCACCTTTTTTCACGATAAATCTTTTGCTCGTCATTATTTTAAGGCACTGACAAAATGTTCTAATTTTAGTAACGATCGATTGTTCTAGAAACAAAACTTCGGCTATAAAATGTCGTCCCTGAAAGAGTGTTACAGTTTGCACAAACCGCTTCTGAAGAAGACTTGAATCAGTGTTGAATAGAGAAGAAGTTAcaagaaaaaaagttcaaaaacacATGGCTCTCGTTTTCAGACTTCCAACCAGGTAAGTCGTTTAAATTCTTGAGAtctttttgctttgcttttttcaCGCCGGACAAGTTTGACTAGCTCAAACTTCGTGCAACTTTCTCATAGATACGCCTTGTAGGTTTCCCTTGAAATcactatttttttcatttgatgtAGCGTTGTAATTTCCTTCATCCACTTCAACTGATTATCTTTGACGCAACTAACCTAACACAATTAGTTACACTGTTTATATCAGCAAGCATCCCAGCTTTATTGCtaataaatttcttttttagCAGACGAAAGATTTTTGTTTTATGATCAAATTGCTCCTTAAAATGTTTGAACGACCACTATTTACTCATTTAAcaaatgatttgttttcgttcacAACAGTTCCTACACTCAAGCTGTACCAAGATTTCGCTTCTTTGATGACTTGTGGAGAGAAATTGCTTTGGGATATGAACAGGAAGATCAGGACAGTTGCCAAACACAGTCCGCCCAAGGTGCAATCAAGATCGCCACAGTACCTCTAAACCAGTACAAACCTGAAGATATCTGTTTGGATGTGGACAATGAAAAGATAACGTTACATGGCCAGCATCGATCAGAAGACGAAAATGGATTCGAAAACAGTGAGTTCAAGAAAGTGTTCAAAATCCCAGAAGGGGTTGATCCAACCTCAGTGAAGTCAAAGTTGAGTCACGATGGAAGAGCTTTGGTAGTCGAAGGAATCAAGCGGGTGAAAGACAGCAAGAAAGAGGAAGACAGGAAATTTTCAGTCAAGTTAAATCTCAGTGGATTTGAGCCGGGAGAAATCAAAGTCCAACTTCGAGGACAAGAGCTGACGGTCACTGGGAAACAGCGATCAGAGGAGAGCGGTTTGCAATGGTCACGTGATTACCATCGTCAGATTCTTCTTCCTGATGACGCAGATCTCGGTTCAGTGACGTCAAGCTTGTCTATAGAGGGCATATTGACCATAGAAGCCCCTCGTGATCCAGCTCTTTTACCAAATGAAAGAACTGTGGATGTCACCATGGAAGAAGGCGAAACTCAAAGtgaagaacaaaacaaacagacaagccaTGAAGCAGGAGGAGAACAGAACCAGTAAAGTAGAACAGTCGATAAGACAACTACTAGTTTCaaaatttatttgcattttagGACAGGttattttttgcaagtttatctCACTGCATAAGCGCTAAGGAGCCTAATCGATGAGCCAGCACTGAATAATTATTGAGTAAGACATACCGGACAatactttctttattttctttaatttctttttgacAATGAGTTCCTGCCTGAGATATTAGATTAACATATTTCCGGATTAAGTTAGCGAATTGTAAGTAACATGATTTCTTTACCCCTTCGGTTTATGCAATAAAATTTGTTAGTCTAGTTAGGCGTTAGTGACAAAAGTACAGAAGagtctttttctttatttgtttttcgcGGCATCCTGATCTCCTTGCAAGAACCATGGAAGCAGTGTTTTTGCATAGAATAGTGCAAAGCTTTGTCATTTTTTAGACTCCAGTGTTGTTAAGTTAACAGATGAATGATGTTTtacaataaacttgattgaCAGCAAAGCTCAAAGTATTAATCCTTGTGGTGTAGTATAAAGCAAAAGTGCTTCCATTTTGCTTGGAGACGATGAGTGGAGATTCCATGGCACAACAGAGGAATTCGTGTCTAA
This genomic interval carries:
- the LOC137978731 gene encoding uncharacterized protein is translated as MALVFRLPTSSYTQAVPRFRFFDDLWREIALGYEQEDQDSCQTQSAQGAIKIATVPLNQYKPEDICLDVDNEKITLHGQHRSEDENGFENSEFKKVFKIPEGVDPTSVKSKLSHDGRALVVEGIKRVKDSKKEEDRKFSVKLNLSGFEPGEIKVQLRGQELTVTGKQRSEESGLQWSRDYHRQILLPDDADLGSVTSSLSIEGILTIEAPRDPALLPNERTVDVTMEEGETQSEEQNKQTSHEAGGEQNQ